One window of Serinus canaria isolate serCan28SL12 chromosome 3, serCan2020, whole genome shotgun sequence genomic DNA carries:
- the LYRM2 gene encoding LYR motif-containing protein 2 isoform X2, whose amino-acid sequence MAAGRLPPAALTLKQFLRRQQVLQLYRKILRAIREVPAEQDRRYLKDWAREEFKRNKDATEEDAIRMMITQGNMQLQELQRTLKLAKS is encoded by the exons ATGGCCGCCGGGCGGCTTCCGCCGGCCGCCCTCACCCTCAAGCAG TTCCTGAGGCGGCAGCAGGTCCTTCAGTTGTACCGCAAGATCCTGCGGGCTATCCGGGAGGTCCCTGCCGAGCAGGATCGCCGCTACTTAAAGGACTGGGCCAGGGAGGAATTCAAGAGAAATAAGGATGCTACAGAAGAG GATGCAATCAGGATGATGATTACTCAAGGCAACATGCAACTTCAGGAACTTCAGAGAACACTTAAGCTGGCAAAATCCTGA
- the ANKRD6 gene encoding ankyrin repeat domain-containing protein 6 isoform X1, with protein MTSSGLEWDYYEFQPVESSSVEYATPGADSFLLPANTASSYWDPSAISEWSMSVHTAHTSEIVQEKIVPVKEIKDEKNKRNQKRRARKEPRRSEREKEGDQTALHRAAVVGNADIIATLIQEGCALDRQDKDGNTALHEACWHGFSQSAKVLVKAGANVLAKNKAGNTPLHLACQNSHSQSTRVLLLGGSRADLKNNAGDTCLHVAARYNHLPIIRVLLSAFCSVHEKNQAGDTALHVAAALNHKKVVKLLLEAGADASVVNNAGQTPLEVARQHNNPEVALLLTKASQVSRFNRGRSLRKKRERLKEERRAQSVPRDEVVQSKQGSVSAADDTPSSDQPPERKNNLKDKPRSASPDPKGKKNKKKKPKEKVSALSDPISPADQQALPQTQKNVPKRRSKHHCSSPPPPHEVRAYQLYTLYRGKDGKVMQAPINGCRCEPLINKLENQLDATVEEIKAELGTVQDKMNIKLGQMESKTQHQLRVLDKLMAERLSAERTECLHRLQQHTELEKSEGEKRQISLVDELKTWCLLKIQNLELKLSGDSRSSRPKSTLSTCESLTETLDTDNNPNSAKDCKANQPVLQSEGSHQHSYITLPNSLLEDGGRSRVQMPEQSFGQHFCIKQDGALGTTMSGTEQQVVAGGPVSSSAPTQDVRPKDKAVSASTFHRFQQELPSSELSSSKLRHVKVQAALQPVTEPAKTEPQSGYFLDKGTQTKKSSKSGQSRHKALHHTGAQQGQEQQPSAPPAPPLRDTSQALEITQYFFEAVSTQMEKWYERKIEEARCQANQRAQQDKAALKEHIKCLEEELSKLRTKVQKES; from the exons ATGACCTCCAGTGGCCTGGAGTGGGATTATTATGAATTTCAGCCGGTGGAGTCCAGCTCTGTAGAATATGCCACTCCAGGAGCTgactccttccttctccctgccaaTACTGCCAGCTCTTACTGGGATCCCAGTGCCATCTCTGAGTGGTCAATGAGTGTCCACACAGCACACACCTCAGAAATAGTCCAGGAGAAAATTGTTCCGGTGAAGGAAATcaaggatgaaaaaaataagagaaaccaGAAGAGAAGGGCTAGGAAGGAACCTAGAAGatcagaaagagagaaggag GGTGACCAGACAGCACTGCACCGGGCTGCTGTTGTAGGGAACGCCGATATAATAGCAACTCTGATTCAAGAGGGCTGTGCTTTGGACAGACAAGACAAG GATGGGAACACTGCTCTTCATGAAGCTTGTTGGCATGGATTCAGTCAGTCTGCCAAAGTGCTTGTTAAAGCAGGAGCCAACGTTCTTGCCAAGAACAAG GCAGGTAACACACCTCTTCACCTGGCTTGCCAGAATAGCCATTCCCAGAGTACTCGTGTTTTGTTACTTGGAGGATCTCGAGCAGACCTCAAAAATAAT GCAGGAGATACCTGTCTGCATGTGGCTGCTCGTTATAATCACTTGCCCATCATTAGGGTGCTGCTCAGTGCTTTCTGTTCTGTCCATGAAAAGAACCAG GCAGGGGATACTGCACTCCATGTAGCTGCTGCTCTAAATCACAAGAAGGTGGTGAAGCTCTTGCTGGAGGCAGGGGCTGATGCATCTGTTGTCAACAAT gcaGGCCAGACCCCTCTAGAGGTTGCCAGACAGCACAATAACCCCGAGGTTGCACTCCTGCTCACTAAAGCATCACAG GTTTCGCGTTTTAACCGTGGGAGAAGcctgaggaagaagagagagagactgaaggaggaaaggagggcTCAGTCAGTGCCACGGGATGAAGTGGTGCAGAGCAAG CAGGGCAGTGTCTCAGCTGCTGACGACACACCAAGCAGCGACCAGCCCCCAGAGAGGAAGAACAATCTGAAGGATAAACCCCGGTCAGCCTCACCagatcccaaaggaaaaaagaacaaaaagaaaaagccaaaggaaaag GTTTCAGCCCTCTCGGACCCCATCTCCCCAGCTGATCAGCAGGCACTCCCTCAGACCCAGAAGAACGTGCCTAAGCGCAGAAGTAAGCACCACTGCTCCtctccaccccctccccacGAGGTCCGAGCCTACCAGCTCTACACGCTCTACCGAGGAAAGGACGGGAAGGTGATGCAG GCACCCATAAATGGATGTCGTTGTGAGCCCCTGATAAATAAACTGGAGAATCAGCTGGATGCAACagtggaagagataaaagctGAGCTTGGGACAGTACAAGATAAAATGAATATTAAGCTGGGCCAGATGGAAAGCAAAACTCAACATCAA CTCCGAGTTCTGGACAAGCTGATGGCTGAGCGGCTGTCGGCAGAGAGGACAGAGTGCCTTCACCgcctgcagcagcacacggAGCTGGAAAAGAGTGAGGGGGAGAAGCGGCAG ATTTCCTTGGTTGATGAACTGAAGACCTGGTGTTTGTTGAAGATTCAGAATCTGGAGCTCAAGCTTTCTGGAGATTCCAGGTCATCAAGACCAAAATCAACTTTGTCCACTTGTGAGTCTCTCACTGAGACCCTGGATACTGACAACAACCCCAACAGTGCCAAGGACTGTAAAGCCaaccagcctgtgctgcagtcaGAGGGTTCCCACCAGCATTCCTATATCACACTTCCAAATAGCCTCTTGGAAGATGGGGGACGGAGCAGAGTCCAGATGCCAGAACAAAGTTTTGGGCAACACTTTTGCATTAAACAAGATGGAGCATTGGGTACAACCATGTCAG GTACAGAGCAACAGGTAGTGGCTGGTGGACCGGTTTCTTCTTCTGCCCCTACTCAAGATGTCAGGCCAAAGGACAAAGCTGTGAGTGCCAGCACGTTCCACAGgttccagcaggagctgccctcctCTGAGCTTTCAAGCTCCAAATTAAGACATGTTAAAGTTCAAGCTGCTTTGCAGCCAGTGACTGAACCTGCAAAGACTGAACCACAGAGCGGCTACTTCCTTGATAAAGGAACTCAGACAAAAAAGTCCAGCAAAAGTGGGCAGTCGAGGCACAAAGCTCTTCACCACACcggggcacagcagggccaggagcagcagccctcagccccGCCTGCCCCTCCGCTCAGAGACACCTCCCAGGCCCTGGAGATAACCCAGTACTTCTTTGAGGCCGTTTCCACGCAGATGGAGAAGTGGTATGAGCGGAAGATAGAAGAAGCCCGGTGCCAAGCGAACCAGAGAGCGCAGCAGGACAAAGCTGCGCTCAAGGAGCACATCAAATGCTTAGAAGAGGAGCTGAGCAAATTAAGGACTAAGGTGCAGAAAGAGAGCTAG
- the ANKRD6 gene encoding ankyrin repeat domain-containing protein 6 isoform X2 has product MTSSGLEWDYYEFQPVESSSVEYATPGADSFLLPANTASSYWDPSAISEWSMSVHTAHTSEIVQEKIVPVKEIKDEKNKRNQKRRARKEPRRSEREKEGDQTALHRAAVVGNADIIATLIQEGCALDRQDKDGNTALHEACWHGFSQSAKVLVKAGANVLAKNKAGNTPLHLACQNSHSQSTRVLLLGGSRADLKNNAGDTCLHVAARYNHLPIIRVLLSAFCSVHEKNQAGDTALHVAAALNHKKVVKLLLEAGADASVVNNAGQTPLEVARQHNNPEVALLLTKASQVSRFNRGRSLRKKRERLKEERRAQSVPRDEVVQSKGSVSAADDTPSSDQPPERKNNLKDKPRSASPDPKGKKNKKKKPKEKVSALSDPISPADQQALPQTQKNVPKRRSKHHCSSPPPPHEVRAYQLYTLYRGKDGKVMQAPINGCRCEPLINKLENQLDATVEEIKAELGTVQDKMNIKLGQMESKTQHQLRVLDKLMAERLSAERTECLHRLQQHTELEKSEGEKRQISLVDELKTWCLLKIQNLELKLSGDSRSSRPKSTLSTCESLTETLDTDNNPNSAKDCKANQPVLQSEGSHQHSYITLPNSLLEDGGRSRVQMPEQSFGQHFCIKQDGALGTTMSGTEQQVVAGGPVSSSAPTQDVRPKDKAVSASTFHRFQQELPSSELSSSKLRHVKVQAALQPVTEPAKTEPQSGYFLDKGTQTKKSSKSGQSRHKALHHTGAQQGQEQQPSAPPAPPLRDTSQALEITQYFFEAVSTQMEKWYERKIEEARCQANQRAQQDKAALKEHIKCLEEELSKLRTKVQKES; this is encoded by the exons ATGACCTCCAGTGGCCTGGAGTGGGATTATTATGAATTTCAGCCGGTGGAGTCCAGCTCTGTAGAATATGCCACTCCAGGAGCTgactccttccttctccctgccaaTACTGCCAGCTCTTACTGGGATCCCAGTGCCATCTCTGAGTGGTCAATGAGTGTCCACACAGCACACACCTCAGAAATAGTCCAGGAGAAAATTGTTCCGGTGAAGGAAATcaaggatgaaaaaaataagagaaaccaGAAGAGAAGGGCTAGGAAGGAACCTAGAAGatcagaaagagagaaggag GGTGACCAGACAGCACTGCACCGGGCTGCTGTTGTAGGGAACGCCGATATAATAGCAACTCTGATTCAAGAGGGCTGTGCTTTGGACAGACAAGACAAG GATGGGAACACTGCTCTTCATGAAGCTTGTTGGCATGGATTCAGTCAGTCTGCCAAAGTGCTTGTTAAAGCAGGAGCCAACGTTCTTGCCAAGAACAAG GCAGGTAACACACCTCTTCACCTGGCTTGCCAGAATAGCCATTCCCAGAGTACTCGTGTTTTGTTACTTGGAGGATCTCGAGCAGACCTCAAAAATAAT GCAGGAGATACCTGTCTGCATGTGGCTGCTCGTTATAATCACTTGCCCATCATTAGGGTGCTGCTCAGTGCTTTCTGTTCTGTCCATGAAAAGAACCAG GCAGGGGATACTGCACTCCATGTAGCTGCTGCTCTAAATCACAAGAAGGTGGTGAAGCTCTTGCTGGAGGCAGGGGCTGATGCATCTGTTGTCAACAAT gcaGGCCAGACCCCTCTAGAGGTTGCCAGACAGCACAATAACCCCGAGGTTGCACTCCTGCTCACTAAAGCATCACAG GTTTCGCGTTTTAACCGTGGGAGAAGcctgaggaagaagagagagagactgaaggaggaaaggagggcTCAGTCAGTGCCACGGGATGAAGTGGTGCAGAGCAAG GGCAGTGTCTCAGCTGCTGACGACACACCAAGCAGCGACCAGCCCCCAGAGAGGAAGAACAATCTGAAGGATAAACCCCGGTCAGCCTCACCagatcccaaaggaaaaaagaacaaaaagaaaaagccaaaggaaaag GTTTCAGCCCTCTCGGACCCCATCTCCCCAGCTGATCAGCAGGCACTCCCTCAGACCCAGAAGAACGTGCCTAAGCGCAGAAGTAAGCACCACTGCTCCtctccaccccctccccacGAGGTCCGAGCCTACCAGCTCTACACGCTCTACCGAGGAAAGGACGGGAAGGTGATGCAG GCACCCATAAATGGATGTCGTTGTGAGCCCCTGATAAATAAACTGGAGAATCAGCTGGATGCAACagtggaagagataaaagctGAGCTTGGGACAGTACAAGATAAAATGAATATTAAGCTGGGCCAGATGGAAAGCAAAACTCAACATCAA CTCCGAGTTCTGGACAAGCTGATGGCTGAGCGGCTGTCGGCAGAGAGGACAGAGTGCCTTCACCgcctgcagcagcacacggAGCTGGAAAAGAGTGAGGGGGAGAAGCGGCAG ATTTCCTTGGTTGATGAACTGAAGACCTGGTGTTTGTTGAAGATTCAGAATCTGGAGCTCAAGCTTTCTGGAGATTCCAGGTCATCAAGACCAAAATCAACTTTGTCCACTTGTGAGTCTCTCACTGAGACCCTGGATACTGACAACAACCCCAACAGTGCCAAGGACTGTAAAGCCaaccagcctgtgctgcagtcaGAGGGTTCCCACCAGCATTCCTATATCACACTTCCAAATAGCCTCTTGGAAGATGGGGGACGGAGCAGAGTCCAGATGCCAGAACAAAGTTTTGGGCAACACTTTTGCATTAAACAAGATGGAGCATTGGGTACAACCATGTCAG GTACAGAGCAACAGGTAGTGGCTGGTGGACCGGTTTCTTCTTCTGCCCCTACTCAAGATGTCAGGCCAAAGGACAAAGCTGTGAGTGCCAGCACGTTCCACAGgttccagcaggagctgccctcctCTGAGCTTTCAAGCTCCAAATTAAGACATGTTAAAGTTCAAGCTGCTTTGCAGCCAGTGACTGAACCTGCAAAGACTGAACCACAGAGCGGCTACTTCCTTGATAAAGGAACTCAGACAAAAAAGTCCAGCAAAAGTGGGCAGTCGAGGCACAAAGCTCTTCACCACACcggggcacagcagggccaggagcagcagccctcagccccGCCTGCCCCTCCGCTCAGAGACACCTCCCAGGCCCTGGAGATAACCCAGTACTTCTTTGAGGCCGTTTCCACGCAGATGGAGAAGTGGTATGAGCGGAAGATAGAAGAAGCCCGGTGCCAAGCGAACCAGAGAGCGCAGCAGGACAAAGCTGCGCTCAAGGAGCACATCAAATGCTTAGAAGAGGAGCTGAGCAAATTAAGGACTAAGGTGCAGAAAGAGAGCTAG
- the LYRM2 gene encoding LYR motif-containing protein 2 isoform X1: MAAGRLPPAALTLKQTSLSPCQFLRRQQVLQLYRKILRAIREVPAEQDRRYLKDWAREEFKRNKDATEEDAIRMMITQGNMQLQELQRTLKLAKS, from the exons ATGGCCGCCGGGCGGCTTCCGCCGGCCGCCCTCACCCTCAAGCAG ActtccctctctccttgccAGTTCCTGAGGCGGCAGCAGGTCCTTCAGTTGTACCGCAAGATCCTGCGGGCTATCCGGGAGGTCCCTGCCGAGCAGGATCGCCGCTACTTAAAGGACTGGGCCAGGGAGGAATTCAAGAGAAATAAGGATGCTACAGAAGAG GATGCAATCAGGATGATGATTACTCAAGGCAACATGCAACTTCAGGAACTTCAGAGAACACTTAAGCTGGCAAAATCCTGA
- the ANKRD6 gene encoding ankyrin repeat domain-containing protein 6 isoform X4, with amino-acid sequence MSQQDVVAVLSERLLVAAYKGQVENVVQLINRGAKVAVTKHGRTPLHLAAYKGHLHVVQVLLKAGCDLDIQDDGDQTALHRAAVVGNADIIATLIQEGCALDRQDKDGNTALHEACWHGFSQSAKVLVKAGANVLAKNKAGNTPLHLACQNSHSQSTRVLLLGGSRADLKNNAGDTCLHVAARYNHLPIIRVLLSAFCSVHEKNQAGDTALHVAAALNHKKVVKLLLEAGADASVVNNAGQTPLEVARQHNNPEVALLLTKASQVSRFNRGRSLRKKRERLKEERRAQSVPRDEVVQSKGSVSAADDTPSSDQPPERKNNLKDKPRSASPDPKGKKNKKKKPKEKVSALSDPISPADQQALPQTQKNVPKRRSKHHCSSPPPPHEVRAYQLYTLYRGKDGKVMQAPINGCRCEPLINKLENQLDATVEEIKAELGTVQDKMNIKLGQMESKTQHQLRVLDKLMAERLSAERTECLHRLQQHTELEKSEGEKRQISLVDELKTWCLLKIQNLELKLSGDSRSSRPKSTLSTCESLTETLDTDNNPNSAKDCKANQPVLQSEGSHQHSYITLPNSLLEDGGRSRVQMPEQSFGQHFCIKQDGALGTTMSGTEQQVVAGGPVSSSAPTQDVRPKDKAVSASTFHRFQQELPSSELSSSKLRHVKVQAALQPVTEPAKTEPQSGYFLDKGTQTKKSSKSGQSRHKALHHTGAQQGQEQQPSAPPAPPLRDTSQALEITQYFFEAVSTQMEKWYERKIEEARCQANQRAQQDKAALKEHIKCLEEELSKLRTKVQKES; translated from the exons ATGAGCCAGCAGGATGTGGTCGCCGTGCTTTCAGAACGCCTGCTTGTAGCTGCCTACAAAGGCCAAGTGGAGAATGTGGTGCAGCTTATCAACAGGGGTGCCAAGGTAGCAGTTACCAAG CATGGCCGGACCCCCCTGCATCTTGCTGCCTACAAGGGTCATCTCCACGTTGTCCAGGTTTTGTTGAAGGCAGGTTGTGATCTGGATATTCAGGATGAT GGTGACCAGACAGCACTGCACCGGGCTGCTGTTGTAGGGAACGCCGATATAATAGCAACTCTGATTCAAGAGGGCTGTGCTTTGGACAGACAAGACAAG GATGGGAACACTGCTCTTCATGAAGCTTGTTGGCATGGATTCAGTCAGTCTGCCAAAGTGCTTGTTAAAGCAGGAGCCAACGTTCTTGCCAAGAACAAG GCAGGTAACACACCTCTTCACCTGGCTTGCCAGAATAGCCATTCCCAGAGTACTCGTGTTTTGTTACTTGGAGGATCTCGAGCAGACCTCAAAAATAAT GCAGGAGATACCTGTCTGCATGTGGCTGCTCGTTATAATCACTTGCCCATCATTAGGGTGCTGCTCAGTGCTTTCTGTTCTGTCCATGAAAAGAACCAG GCAGGGGATACTGCACTCCATGTAGCTGCTGCTCTAAATCACAAGAAGGTGGTGAAGCTCTTGCTGGAGGCAGGGGCTGATGCATCTGTTGTCAACAAT gcaGGCCAGACCCCTCTAGAGGTTGCCAGACAGCACAATAACCCCGAGGTTGCACTCCTGCTCACTAAAGCATCACAG GTTTCGCGTTTTAACCGTGGGAGAAGcctgaggaagaagagagagagactgaaggaggaaaggagggcTCAGTCAGTGCCACGGGATGAAGTGGTGCAGAGCAAG GGCAGTGTCTCAGCTGCTGACGACACACCAAGCAGCGACCAGCCCCCAGAGAGGAAGAACAATCTGAAGGATAAACCCCGGTCAGCCTCACCagatcccaaaggaaaaaagaacaaaaagaaaaagccaaaggaaaag GTTTCAGCCCTCTCGGACCCCATCTCCCCAGCTGATCAGCAGGCACTCCCTCAGACCCAGAAGAACGTGCCTAAGCGCAGAAGTAAGCACCACTGCTCCtctccaccccctccccacGAGGTCCGAGCCTACCAGCTCTACACGCTCTACCGAGGAAAGGACGGGAAGGTGATGCAG GCACCCATAAATGGATGTCGTTGTGAGCCCCTGATAAATAAACTGGAGAATCAGCTGGATGCAACagtggaagagataaaagctGAGCTTGGGACAGTACAAGATAAAATGAATATTAAGCTGGGCCAGATGGAAAGCAAAACTCAACATCAA CTCCGAGTTCTGGACAAGCTGATGGCTGAGCGGCTGTCGGCAGAGAGGACAGAGTGCCTTCACCgcctgcagcagcacacggAGCTGGAAAAGAGTGAGGGGGAGAAGCGGCAG ATTTCCTTGGTTGATGAACTGAAGACCTGGTGTTTGTTGAAGATTCAGAATCTGGAGCTCAAGCTTTCTGGAGATTCCAGGTCATCAAGACCAAAATCAACTTTGTCCACTTGTGAGTCTCTCACTGAGACCCTGGATACTGACAACAACCCCAACAGTGCCAAGGACTGTAAAGCCaaccagcctgtgctgcagtcaGAGGGTTCCCACCAGCATTCCTATATCACACTTCCAAATAGCCTCTTGGAAGATGGGGGACGGAGCAGAGTCCAGATGCCAGAACAAAGTTTTGGGCAACACTTTTGCATTAAACAAGATGGAGCATTGGGTACAACCATGTCAG GTACAGAGCAACAGGTAGTGGCTGGTGGACCGGTTTCTTCTTCTGCCCCTACTCAAGATGTCAGGCCAAAGGACAAAGCTGTGAGTGCCAGCACGTTCCACAGgttccagcaggagctgccctcctCTGAGCTTTCAAGCTCCAAATTAAGACATGTTAAAGTTCAAGCTGCTTTGCAGCCAGTGACTGAACCTGCAAAGACTGAACCACAGAGCGGCTACTTCCTTGATAAAGGAACTCAGACAAAAAAGTCCAGCAAAAGTGGGCAGTCGAGGCACAAAGCTCTTCACCACACcggggcacagcagggccaggagcagcagccctcagccccGCCTGCCCCTCCGCTCAGAGACACCTCCCAGGCCCTGGAGATAACCCAGTACTTCTTTGAGGCCGTTTCCACGCAGATGGAGAAGTGGTATGAGCGGAAGATAGAAGAAGCCCGGTGCCAAGCGAACCAGAGAGCGCAGCAGGACAAAGCTGCGCTCAAGGAGCACATCAAATGCTTAGAAGAGGAGCTGAGCAAATTAAGGACTAAGGTGCAGAAAGAGAGCTAG
- the ANKRD6 gene encoding ankyrin repeat domain-containing protein 6 isoform X3 encodes MSQQDVVAVLSERLLVAAYKGQVENVVQLINRGAKVAVTKHGRTPLHLAAYKGHLHVVQVLLKAGCDLDIQDDGDQTALHRAAVVGNADIIATLIQEGCALDRQDKDGNTALHEACWHGFSQSAKVLVKAGANVLAKNKAGNTPLHLACQNSHSQSTRVLLLGGSRADLKNNAGDTCLHVAARYNHLPIIRVLLSAFCSVHEKNQAGDTALHVAAALNHKKVVKLLLEAGADASVVNNAGQTPLEVARQHNNPEVALLLTKASQVSRFNRGRSLRKKRERLKEERRAQSVPRDEVVQSKQGSVSAADDTPSSDQPPERKNNLKDKPRSASPDPKGKKNKKKKPKEKVSALSDPISPADQQALPQTQKNVPKRRSKHHCSSPPPPHEVRAYQLYTLYRGKDGKVMQAPINGCRCEPLINKLENQLDATVEEIKAELGTVQDKMNIKLGQMESKTQHQLRVLDKLMAERLSAERTECLHRLQQHTELEKSEGEKRQISLVDELKTWCLLKIQNLELKLSGDSRSSRPKSTLSTCESLTETLDTDNNPNSAKDCKANQPVLQSEGSHQHSYITLPNSLLEDGGRSRVQMPEQSFGQHFCIKQDGALGTTMSGTEQQVVAGGPVSSSAPTQDVRPKDKAVSASTFHRFQQELPSSELSSSKLRHVKVQAALQPVTEPAKTEPQSGYFLDKGTQTKKSSKSGQSRHKALHHTGAQQGQEQQPSAPPAPPLRDTSQALEITQYFFEAVSTQMEKWYERKIEEARCQANQRAQQDKAALKEHIKCLEEELSKLRTKVQKES; translated from the exons ATGAGCCAGCAGGATGTGGTCGCCGTGCTTTCAGAACGCCTGCTTGTAGCTGCCTACAAAGGCCAAGTGGAGAATGTGGTGCAGCTTATCAACAGGGGTGCCAAGGTAGCAGTTACCAAG CATGGCCGGACCCCCCTGCATCTTGCTGCCTACAAGGGTCATCTCCACGTTGTCCAGGTTTTGTTGAAGGCAGGTTGTGATCTGGATATTCAGGATGAT GGTGACCAGACAGCACTGCACCGGGCTGCTGTTGTAGGGAACGCCGATATAATAGCAACTCTGATTCAAGAGGGCTGTGCTTTGGACAGACAAGACAAG GATGGGAACACTGCTCTTCATGAAGCTTGTTGGCATGGATTCAGTCAGTCTGCCAAAGTGCTTGTTAAAGCAGGAGCCAACGTTCTTGCCAAGAACAAG GCAGGTAACACACCTCTTCACCTGGCTTGCCAGAATAGCCATTCCCAGAGTACTCGTGTTTTGTTACTTGGAGGATCTCGAGCAGACCTCAAAAATAAT GCAGGAGATACCTGTCTGCATGTGGCTGCTCGTTATAATCACTTGCCCATCATTAGGGTGCTGCTCAGTGCTTTCTGTTCTGTCCATGAAAAGAACCAG GCAGGGGATACTGCACTCCATGTAGCTGCTGCTCTAAATCACAAGAAGGTGGTGAAGCTCTTGCTGGAGGCAGGGGCTGATGCATCTGTTGTCAACAAT gcaGGCCAGACCCCTCTAGAGGTTGCCAGACAGCACAATAACCCCGAGGTTGCACTCCTGCTCACTAAAGCATCACAG GTTTCGCGTTTTAACCGTGGGAGAAGcctgaggaagaagagagagagactgaaggaggaaaggagggcTCAGTCAGTGCCACGGGATGAAGTGGTGCAGAGCAAG CAGGGCAGTGTCTCAGCTGCTGACGACACACCAAGCAGCGACCAGCCCCCAGAGAGGAAGAACAATCTGAAGGATAAACCCCGGTCAGCCTCACCagatcccaaaggaaaaaagaacaaaaagaaaaagccaaaggaaaag GTTTCAGCCCTCTCGGACCCCATCTCCCCAGCTGATCAGCAGGCACTCCCTCAGACCCAGAAGAACGTGCCTAAGCGCAGAAGTAAGCACCACTGCTCCtctccaccccctccccacGAGGTCCGAGCCTACCAGCTCTACACGCTCTACCGAGGAAAGGACGGGAAGGTGATGCAG GCACCCATAAATGGATGTCGTTGTGAGCCCCTGATAAATAAACTGGAGAATCAGCTGGATGCAACagtggaagagataaaagctGAGCTTGGGACAGTACAAGATAAAATGAATATTAAGCTGGGCCAGATGGAAAGCAAAACTCAACATCAA CTCCGAGTTCTGGACAAGCTGATGGCTGAGCGGCTGTCGGCAGAGAGGACAGAGTGCCTTCACCgcctgcagcagcacacggAGCTGGAAAAGAGTGAGGGGGAGAAGCGGCAG ATTTCCTTGGTTGATGAACTGAAGACCTGGTGTTTGTTGAAGATTCAGAATCTGGAGCTCAAGCTTTCTGGAGATTCCAGGTCATCAAGACCAAAATCAACTTTGTCCACTTGTGAGTCTCTCACTGAGACCCTGGATACTGACAACAACCCCAACAGTGCCAAGGACTGTAAAGCCaaccagcctgtgctgcagtcaGAGGGTTCCCACCAGCATTCCTATATCACACTTCCAAATAGCCTCTTGGAAGATGGGGGACGGAGCAGAGTCCAGATGCCAGAACAAAGTTTTGGGCAACACTTTTGCATTAAACAAGATGGAGCATTGGGTACAACCATGTCAG GTACAGAGCAACAGGTAGTGGCTGGTGGACCGGTTTCTTCTTCTGCCCCTACTCAAGATGTCAGGCCAAAGGACAAAGCTGTGAGTGCCAGCACGTTCCACAGgttccagcaggagctgccctcctCTGAGCTTTCAAGCTCCAAATTAAGACATGTTAAAGTTCAAGCTGCTTTGCAGCCAGTGACTGAACCTGCAAAGACTGAACCACAGAGCGGCTACTTCCTTGATAAAGGAACTCAGACAAAAAAGTCCAGCAAAAGTGGGCAGTCGAGGCACAAAGCTCTTCACCACACcggggcacagcagggccaggagcagcagccctcagccccGCCTGCCCCTCCGCTCAGAGACACCTCCCAGGCCCTGGAGATAACCCAGTACTTCTTTGAGGCCGTTTCCACGCAGATGGAGAAGTGGTATGAGCGGAAGATAGAAGAAGCCCGGTGCCAAGCGAACCAGAGAGCGCAGCAGGACAAAGCTGCGCTCAAGGAGCACATCAAATGCTTAGAAGAGGAGCTGAGCAAATTAAGGACTAAGGTGCAGAAAGAGAGCTAG